Proteins from one Chitinophaga oryzae genomic window:
- a CDS encoding AsmA family protein, protein MKAGKKIIRVALISLAALLLLIGIAGGILYSQQQRLTQLAVDELNKQFAGELVLEKSSISPFSNFPYVSIALHHVRFFANKRMDGKPLYEVEKLYAGFSLPDILRGRYQVRIIVVANGKVDIARAANGDVDLIRAHAFKSDSTAAAAADSAEALSLDLKKVILKNIDVTYRDAASGWKIVSHIEKIKTSFKMEGDRIALELDSKMLFDFTSRTDSTLFRNRKVSMDLKGNYDLSKQQLALAPSTVRLENASLSLAGTAAMGKETMLDLQVKGDRPDLNLLFALVPNDIAAMMEKYRRDGRIFFDGTVKGKLSKNEMPAIRVNFGCENVWFQNKNIDRKVDSLGFKGYYTNGDAHTLKTSELHLLGINAKPGQGVFRGNFVMKDFTDPHIVMQVYSELDLKFVGEFLGIKDLEQLQGQIALKMNFKELVDIHLPEQQLAKLKEGIQSELTVTNLEFRIPNYPLPVRKMNLHAQVRNGSLLLDSIAFRIGSSDIKAGGSISDLPAIFHAQQKPIAVTFRASGNAIHPGELMLADTTHKILRQEVMTGFHIGLAFETSVQELLHPNPLPRGTFRLTNLGAAFKQYPHALHDFGADITINDTSLLVRNFSGHIDSSGFAFKGRLNNYPLWFDKIKKGRTELAFDLKSDRIAVNDLIGPRGRKFIPQGYWYEEAGKLWLRAKLNMRYDTVFKRVDARIANISGTLKQHPVQLENIKGRIRYGTNRYLVVDTLTGKIGTTDFDMNLKLYAGPDRQGKERNNFFSFKSQYLNIDELMNYDFTDQTAQAQAPAKPTTVRENDSLHAAGFNIFKIPFSNFDAQVNIGKIRYHRLWMKDVLANVHMQKDQRIKVDTISLRMAGGHIGMRGILNASDPAKLYFRSGIRLDSVDMTKMLLKFDNFGQDMVLNNNLKGKLTGHIKSHVRLHPDLTPVLSETAAQMDVEIHNGVLLDFGPMQAMSSYFKDKNLRMVRFDTLRNKLTFKNGTLEIPKMNINSSLGYIEVSGNQSLNLQMNYYLRVPMKMVTQVGFQALFGRKREEVDADQVDAIESIDKGKKGRFMHIRISGTPDKYKVGLGKQKNI, encoded by the coding sequence ATGAAAGCAGGAAAAAAAATCATCCGTGTGGCGCTGATATCGCTGGCTGCTTTATTGCTGTTGATCGGCATAGCCGGCGGTATCCTGTACAGTCAGCAGCAGCGCTTAACCCAACTGGCAGTAGATGAACTGAATAAACAATTTGCCGGTGAACTGGTACTGGAGAAAAGCAGCATCTCCCCTTTCAGTAATTTCCCCTATGTGTCCATCGCCCTGCACCATGTCCGTTTTTTTGCCAACAAACGCATGGACGGGAAGCCGTTGTACGAAGTAGAGAAACTGTACGCTGGTTTCAGCCTCCCTGATATCCTGCGGGGACGGTACCAGGTGCGCATTATCGTAGTGGCCAACGGCAAAGTGGACATCGCCCGTGCCGCCAATGGCGACGTAGACCTGATCAGGGCGCATGCTTTTAAAAGCGACAGCACCGCAGCCGCTGCCGCCGACAGCGCCGAAGCGCTGAGCCTCGATCTGAAAAAAGTGATCCTGAAAAATATCGACGTCACCTACCGCGACGCTGCTTCCGGCTGGAAGATCGTATCCCACATTGAAAAAATAAAAACCTCCTTTAAAATGGAGGGCGACCGCATAGCGCTGGAGCTGGACAGTAAAATGCTGTTCGACTTCACCAGCCGCACCGACAGCACTTTATTCCGTAACCGGAAAGTGTCGATGGACCTGAAAGGCAATTACGACCTCAGTAAACAACAGCTGGCCCTCGCCCCCAGCACTGTCCGGCTGGAAAACGCCAGCCTCTCACTGGCGGGCACCGCCGCCATGGGCAAGGAAACGATGCTGGACCTGCAGGTAAAAGGCGACCGTCCGGACCTCAACCTGCTCTTTGCACTGGTACCCAATGATATCGCCGCCATGATGGAAAAATACCGCCGCGATGGCCGCATCTTCTTCGACGGCACCGTAAAAGGAAAGCTGTCCAAAAACGAAATGCCCGCCATCCGCGTGAATTTTGGCTGCGAAAACGTGTGGTTCCAGAATAAAAACATCGACCGCAAGGTAGACTCCCTGGGCTTCAAAGGGTACTATACCAACGGGGACGCCCATACGCTGAAAACATCGGAGCTGCACCTGCTGGGCATCAACGCCAAACCCGGACAGGGCGTATTCAGGGGTAATTTCGTCATGAAAGACTTCACCGATCCGCATATTGTGATGCAGGTATACTCGGAGCTGGACCTGAAGTTCGTGGGCGAGTTCCTCGGTATCAAAGACCTGGAACAGTTGCAGGGACAGATCGCCCTGAAAATGAATTTTAAAGAGCTGGTAGACATCCATCTGCCGGAGCAGCAGCTGGCCAAACTGAAAGAGGGCATACAAAGTGAGCTGACCGTCACCAACCTCGAGTTCCGTATCCCCAACTATCCCCTGCCGGTACGTAAAATGAACCTGCATGCGCAGGTGCGCAACGGCAGCCTGCTGCTGGACTCCATCGCTTTTCGTATAGGCAGCTCCGATATTAAGGCGGGCGGTTCCATCAGCGACCTGCCTGCTATTTTCCATGCACAGCAGAAACCCATCGCCGTAACGTTCCGCGCTTCCGGCAACGCCATTCATCCCGGGGAGCTGATGCTGGCAGACACCACGCATAAAATACTGCGGCAGGAAGTGATGACCGGTTTTCACATCGGCCTCGCTTTTGAAACATCCGTACAGGAGCTGCTGCACCCCAACCCCTTACCCAGGGGCACTTTCCGGCTGACCAACCTCGGCGCGGCCTTCAAACAGTACCCTCATGCGCTGCACGATTTTGGCGCAGACATCACCATCAACGATACCAGCCTGCTGGTACGCAACTTCAGCGGTCATATCGACAGCAGCGGTTTTGCGTTTAAAGGCAGATTGAACAACTACCCATTGTGGTTCGATAAAATCAAAAAAGGACGTACTGAACTGGCCTTCGACCTGAAGTCAGACCGTATCGCCGTCAACGATCTGATTGGCCCCCGCGGCCGCAAGTTCATCCCGCAGGGCTACTGGTACGAAGAAGCCGGCAAACTCTGGCTGCGGGCCAAACTCAACATGCGTTATGATACCGTGTTCAAACGCGTGGACGCCCGTATCGCCAACATATCCGGCACACTTAAACAACATCCTGTTCAGCTGGAAAATATCAAAGGCAGGATACGGTACGGCACCAACCGTTACCTGGTGGTAGACACGCTTACCGGTAAAATCGGCACCACCGATTTTGACATGAACCTGAAGCTCTATGCTGGTCCCGACCGCCAGGGGAAAGAGCGCAATAATTTCTTCAGCTTCAAATCACAATACCTGAACATCGACGAGCTGATGAACTACGACTTTACAGACCAGACGGCCCAGGCGCAAGCGCCGGCCAAGCCTACTACGGTGCGGGAAAACGATAGCCTCCACGCCGCCGGCTTCAATATCTTCAAAATTCCTTTCAGCAATTTTGACGCCCAGGTCAATATCGGCAAAATACGCTACCACCGCCTCTGGATGAAAGACGTGCTGGCCAATGTGCACATGCAGAAAGACCAGCGCATCAAAGTAGACACTATCTCCCTCCGGATGGCAGGCGGCCATATCGGGATGCGTGGCATCCTCAACGCCTCCGATCCGGCCAAGCTCTACTTCCGCAGCGGCATCCGGCTCGACAGCGTAGACATGACCAAGATGCTGCTCAAGTTTGACAACTTTGGCCAGGACATGGTACTCAACAACAACCTGAAAGGCAAACTCACCGGGCATATCAAAAGCCACGTACGGCTGCACCCCGACCTGACGCCCGTGCTGAGCGAAACGGCCGCGCAGATGGACGTGGAAATCCATAACGGGGTATTGCTGGACTTTGGCCCCATGCAGGCCATGTCATCTTACTTCAAGGATAAAAACCTGCGGATGGTGCGTTTTGACACCCTGCGCAACAAACTGACCTTTAAAAACGGAACGCTTGAAATTCCCAAAATGAATATCAATTCATCACTAGGCTATATAGAGGTATCCGGTAACCAATCGCTGAACTTACAGATGAACTACTACCTGCGGGTACCGATGAAGATGGTCACACAGGTTGGTTTCCAGGCCCTGTTTGGCCGCAAGCGGGAGGAAGTGGACGCTGACCAGGTAGACGCCATTGAGAGCATAGATAAGGGCAAAAAAGGGCGTTTCATGCATATACGCATTTCGGGCACGCCGGATAAGTACAAGGTAGGGTTAGGGAAACAGAAAAATATTTAG
- a CDS encoding TetR/AcrR family transcriptional regulator, with product MRTRNTEKMELVRQMTMQMVAANGIENFSVNSLAKACGISVATLYIYYKDKDDLITQVAIEEGNRLTSAILKDFDPDQSFETGLWQQWKSRSQYLMANPLSSSFIERIHMSSYGEKVGAAISSMFHDSMHRFVAGAVKRKELVPLPVEAWWSVAFAPLYNLLRFHHQGRSFAKKPFKLTDELLRQTFDVVVKALKP from the coding sequence ATGCGGACCCGGAACACGGAAAAAATGGAGCTCGTCAGACAGATGACGATGCAGATGGTAGCGGCCAATGGTATAGAAAACTTTTCGGTCAACAGTCTGGCAAAGGCCTGCGGTATCTCCGTCGCCACTTTGTATATTTACTACAAGGACAAAGACGATCTGATCACACAGGTGGCCATAGAAGAGGGAAACCGGCTGACGAGTGCTATTTTAAAGGACTTCGATCCGGACCAGTCTTTTGAAACAGGCCTGTGGCAGCAATGGAAGAGCAGGTCGCAATACCTGATGGCCAACCCGCTGTCTTCGTCGTTCATCGAGAGAATACACATGTCCAGCTATGGTGAAAAAGTAGGAGCGGCCATCAGCTCGATGTTCCACGATAGTATGCACCGTTTTGTGGCGGGGGCCGTAAAAAGAAAAGAACTCGTCCCGTTGCCGGTGGAAGCCTGGTGGTCGGTAGCGTTTGCGCCGTTGTACAACCTGTTGCGTTTTCACCACCAGGGACGCAGCTTTGCTAAAAAACCTTTTAAACTGACGGACGAATTGCTCCGTCAAACATTTGATGTCGTTGTAAAAGCTTTAAAACCTTAA
- a CDS encoding SusC/RagA family TonB-linked outer membrane protein, giving the protein MNKFYFSSQLLNFYVKVFCAFTCMVICICLLSHDAQAQGKFSVQGKITDEKKQPLPGVSVSEAGTKTGVVTDVDGLYKLEVSSPNATLHIAFLGYDSKDVTVGGQQTINISLTPQLRQLNDVVITGYGKTSKKNVVGSISSVSAGEFTQGVIANPSMLLQGKVPGLTVTKSGNPNQSPTVILRGPSTLRSGAQEPFYVIDGVPGAPIDLVAPDDIATIDVLKDGASTAIYGARAANGVIMITTRRPKADQLRIAYNAYVGVEKVAKRLEVLTGDELRKYLADNGQVLAPINNDTIPGTQQLVNTDWQDEVQRTGVSQNHNLSIMGGSKATNYGFSVNYLDNPGIIKGSSLNRLSIRANVGQRAFNDRLRLDFSVFNSSTKQDNVPDAVLYNMLNYLPTVSVTRPDGSFTEDYAGNIRGSNNPVALIANNKDQTKSSRFLATGLAEVKILPGLTYTASLTTQREQFNRNVYYNSLSVLAKGNGGKANRISWANTRNIIESYFNYDKTFGKHNFKVLAGYSWQEDRSGDGFGVTTQGFGSDALSWNNLALSNPPAGTIVFDNSAQTTLTTLRLISYYGRINYQYADKYYVQASLRNDGSSAFGKNNRWGYFPAASVGWRISQESFLKTVRALDDLKLRVSYGISGNSLGFDPLTAQLQYSTVGRYYDNGQLINAIAPVQNANPDLKWERTAMFNAGIDFTLLKGRLSGAIDYYDKQTSDLIWNYPVSTTQYIATTLLANVGKVSNKGIEVVLNADVVRGKNFTWRTTINASHNTNKISSLANDQFTLKDIPTAILGGKGQSGNWSQKILEGQPIGTFTLFHYLGKDKDGISTYQKADGTVTTSPSTADLMVAGSAQPKINYGWSNTFLYKGFDLTVFIRGVAGNKILNATLAAINTPTDAKMTNIAKFTLGESYNDKNSFLISDRFLENGSYLRMDNLTLGYTFKTKSQYIQSIRVYGNVNNVFTITSYRGIDPEIDLGGLTPGIDVRNYYPKTRSFIFGVNATF; this is encoded by the coding sequence ATGAACAAATTTTATTTCAGTAGCCAGCTGCTGAATTTTTACGTAAAGGTTTTCTGTGCTTTTACGTGCATGGTCATATGCATCTGCCTCTTGTCACACGATGCGCAAGCCCAGGGAAAATTCAGTGTCCAGGGTAAGATCACAGACGAAAAGAAACAACCGCTTCCCGGCGTCAGCGTCTCTGAAGCCGGCACTAAAACAGGAGTCGTGACGGACGTCGACGGCTTGTACAAACTCGAAGTGAGCAGCCCCAATGCCACGCTGCACATCGCTTTCCTCGGATACGACAGCAAAGATGTAACGGTAGGCGGACAACAGACCATTAATATATCGCTCACGCCTCAACTCCGTCAGCTCAATGATGTCGTTATCACCGGTTACGGTAAAACCAGCAAAAAAAATGTGGTAGGCTCCATCTCTTCCGTCAGCGCCGGTGAATTCACACAAGGCGTTATCGCCAACCCTTCCATGCTGCTGCAGGGAAAGGTGCCCGGCCTCACGGTAACAAAAAGCGGGAATCCTAACCAATCGCCAACGGTGATCCTGAGAGGCCCTTCTACCTTACGCTCCGGTGCGCAGGAGCCATTTTATGTTATCGATGGCGTGCCCGGTGCACCTATCGACCTCGTGGCGCCGGATGATATCGCCACCATAGACGTACTGAAAGATGGTGCCTCTACCGCTATCTATGGCGCCAGAGCGGCGAACGGCGTCATCATGATCACCACCCGCCGCCCTAAAGCTGACCAGCTCCGCATAGCCTACAACGCATACGTAGGCGTGGAGAAAGTAGCCAAACGGCTCGAAGTGCTCACCGGCGACGAACTCCGTAAATACCTCGCTGACAACGGGCAGGTGCTGGCGCCCATCAACAACGATACCATCCCGGGTACGCAACAGCTGGTGAATACCGACTGGCAGGACGAAGTACAACGTACCGGCGTATCACAGAACCATAACCTCTCCATCATGGGCGGCTCCAAAGCCACCAATTATGGTTTTAGCGTCAACTATCTTGACAATCCCGGTATCATCAAAGGCTCTTCGCTCAACCGCCTGAGTATACGCGCCAACGTTGGCCAGCGTGCTTTCAACGACCGGCTGCGTCTCGATTTCTCCGTGTTCAACTCCTCCACCAAACAGGATAACGTGCCGGACGCAGTATTGTATAATATGCTCAACTACCTGCCTACGGTATCGGTTACACGCCCCGACGGCAGCTTTACGGAAGACTATGCCGGTAATATCCGCGGCAGTAACAACCCGGTAGCGCTCATCGCCAACAATAAAGACCAGACCAAATCTTCCCGCTTCCTGGCTACCGGCCTCGCAGAAGTGAAGATCCTTCCCGGCCTTACCTATACCGCCAGCCTCACCACGCAACGGGAACAGTTCAACCGTAACGTATACTACAACAGCCTCTCCGTGCTCGCCAAAGGTAACGGCGGAAAAGCCAACCGTATATCGTGGGCGAATACACGAAATATCATCGAATCTTATTTTAACTACGATAAAACCTTCGGCAAACACAACTTCAAAGTGCTGGCAGGGTACTCCTGGCAGGAAGACCGCAGCGGCGACGGCTTTGGCGTTACCACGCAGGGCTTCGGCAGCGATGCGCTCTCCTGGAACAACCTCGCGCTCAGCAATCCGCCCGCCGGTACCATCGTATTCGATAACTCCGCCCAAACCACCCTTACCACGCTGCGCCTCATTTCCTACTACGGCAGGATCAATTACCAGTACGCGGACAAATACTACGTACAGGCCTCCCTGCGTAATGACGGCTCTTCCGCTTTTGGTAAAAACAACCGCTGGGGCTATTTCCCCGCTGCCTCCGTGGGATGGCGTATCAGCCAGGAATCATTCCTGAAAACAGTACGCGCGCTGGACGACCTGAAACTCCGCGTCAGCTACGGTATCTCCGGTAACTCCCTCGGCTTCGATCCGCTCACCGCGCAACTGCAGTACAGCACCGTGGGCCGCTACTATGATAACGGTCAGCTGATCAACGCCATCGCGCCGGTACAAAACGCCAACCCTGACCTGAAGTGGGAACGTACCGCCATGTTCAACGCGGGGATAGACTTCACCCTGCTGAAAGGACGACTGAGCGGCGCCATCGACTATTACGACAAACAGACGTCTGACCTTATCTGGAACTATCCCGTGTCCACCACGCAATACATCGCCACCACCTTGCTGGCCAACGTAGGTAAAGTGAGCAACAAAGGGATTGAAGTGGTGCTGAATGCAGACGTGGTCAGGGGCAAAAATTTCACCTGGAGGACCACCATCAACGCTTCCCATAATACCAACAAAATCAGCTCCCTGGCCAACGATCAGTTTACCCTGAAAGACATCCCGACCGCTATCCTCGGTGGTAAAGGACAGTCGGGCAACTGGAGCCAGAAGATACTTGAAGGACAGCCTATCGGCACTTTCACGCTGTTCCACTATCTCGGTAAAGACAAAGACGGTATCTCCACCTACCAGAAAGCAGATGGCACGGTGACCACTTCTCCCAGCACTGCCGACCTGATGGTGGCCGGATCTGCGCAACCGAAAATCAACTATGGATGGAGCAACACGTTCCTGTATAAAGGCTTTGACCTGACGGTCTTCATCCGCGGCGTGGCAGGCAACAAAATCCTGAACGCTACGCTGGCTGCCATTAATACGCCTACCGACGCGAAGATGACCAATATCGCCAAATTCACGCTGGGAGAGTCCTACAACGATAAAAACTCGTTCCTCATCTCTGACCGCTTCCTGGAAAACGGTTCTTACCTGCGTATGGACAACCTCACGCTGGGCTACACCTTCAAAACAAAAAGCCAGTATATCCAGTCTATCCGTGTATACGGCAACGTTAACAACGTGTTCACCATTACCAGCTACCGCGGTATAGATCCGGAAATCGACCTGGGCGGCCTTACGCCGGGCATCGACGTCCGTAACTACTATCCGAAAACACGCTCCTTCATTTTCGGTGTGAACGCTACTTTTTAA
- a CDS encoding glycoside hydrolase family 43 protein, protein MMKKCSALLAAAALALTVQAQEVKKPGHAGNPVFPGWYADPEGLVFGKKYWIFPTFSAPYEQQVFFDAFSSDDLVHWKKHPHVLDSAAVKWAKRAMWAPAVIKKGKQYFFFFGANDIQHNGEPGGIGVAVADKPEGPYRDYLGKPLVDSIVHGAQPIDQYVFHDKDGAYYLIYGGWGHCNIARLKDDFTGFIPFEDGTVFREITPEKYVEGPTMFIRNGKYYFMWSEGGWGGPDYSVAYAIADSPAGPFKRIGKILQQDPAIATGAGHHSVIHNAKHDQWFIVYHRRPLGKKGANERETCIDRMEFNEDGTIRPVVMTKEGVRRLRL, encoded by the coding sequence ATGATGAAAAAATGTTCTGCACTGCTGGCCGCTGCTGCCCTGGCGTTGACAGTACAAGCCCAGGAAGTGAAAAAGCCGGGCCACGCCGGCAACCCGGTATTCCCGGGATGGTATGCCGACCCGGAAGGACTGGTGTTCGGAAAAAAATACTGGATCTTCCCCACCTTTTCGGCGCCTTACGAGCAACAGGTGTTCTTCGACGCATTTTCTTCCGATGACCTTGTTCACTGGAAAAAACATCCGCATGTCCTGGATTCCGCCGCAGTTAAATGGGCGAAACGCGCTATGTGGGCGCCTGCGGTGATCAAAAAAGGGAAACAGTACTTTTTCTTTTTCGGCGCCAACGATATCCAGCACAACGGCGAGCCCGGCGGGATAGGCGTAGCCGTGGCGGATAAACCGGAAGGGCCGTACCGCGACTATCTCGGTAAACCGCTGGTGGACAGTATCGTCCATGGCGCTCAACCGATCGACCAGTACGTGTTCCATGACAAAGACGGCGCCTACTACCTGATCTACGGCGGCTGGGGACACTGTAATATCGCCCGGCTGAAAGATGATTTCACCGGCTTCATTCCTTTTGAGGACGGGACCGTTTTCCGGGAGATCACCCCGGAGAAATACGTGGAAGGACCTACGATGTTTATCAGGAACGGAAAATATTACTTTATGTGGTCGGAAGGCGGCTGGGGCGGGCCGGACTATAGTGTGGCCTATGCTATCGCGGACAGTCCGGCAGGACCGTTTAAGCGTATCGGTAAAATCCTGCAGCAGGACCCGGCGATAGCCACCGGCGCAGGACACCATTCTGTGATACACAATGCAAAGCACGATCAGTGGTTCATTGTTTATCACCGCCGTCCGCTGGGTAAAAAAGGAGCCAACGAAAGGGAAACCTGTATCGACCGGATGGAGTTTAATGAAGACGGTACTATCCGGCCGGTAGTGATGACCAAAGAAGGCGTGCGGCGGCTCCGGCTCTAG
- a CDS encoding RagB/SusD family nutrient uptake outer membrane protein, whose product MNVKLLMNMKLHKLLNITLAAAIALSGCRKLDVDVESRYTPGNFPTNNASYAAAIGAVYAQLASSKSGDATYFMNGAGFSYGVDYWMLQELSTDEAIIPARDGNYDDGGKYRFLHLHTWSGNLPFVISSWQWGFGGINIANNALNLAKGLPEGAQRNTAVAELKAMRSLFYFFMMDSFGNIPILDAYPVPTLPETKPRKEVFAFIESSLKSALPDLPTKVDGSTYGRATKWMAYALLEKMYLNAEYYTGTPRYTDAVAMADSILINAPYALEADYTAIFKPDNGPQIKETIFAIPYDANLIPGMHFTRFGLHPFLKEKFDLPAAFGPSIALSTIADFYAFFNLPNDVRNNTWLAGGQYNKDGTKNIVRTSTKTLDASSQGPDQPIDWWVTITPEMKLKPGGEGKLDVGNDLLGQLKGVRSIKFYPDKNINTSTRFQNNDMPVFRLADVLLMKAEAVLRGAAPTAVKGELQTPDVLVSKIRTRAGAAPAAGINLDEMLVERAREFAWEGWRRNDLIRFGKFEGKWGFKPKDNDVFRRIFPIPEIELALNPKLTRNPGY is encoded by the coding sequence ATGAACGTTAAGCTACTGATGAATATGAAACTGCATAAATTACTGAATATAACCCTGGCAGCGGCCATCGCCCTGTCCGGATGCCGCAAGCTGGACGTGGACGTGGAATCCCGTTACACGCCCGGTAACTTCCCGACCAACAACGCTTCCTACGCAGCAGCCATCGGTGCGGTATACGCCCAGCTGGCCAGCTCCAAATCCGGCGACGCCACCTACTTCATGAACGGCGCCGGCTTCAGCTATGGTGTAGACTACTGGATGCTGCAGGAACTGAGCACCGATGAAGCCATCATCCCCGCCCGCGACGGTAACTACGACGACGGTGGTAAATACCGCTTCCTGCACCTGCATACCTGGAGCGGCAACCTGCCTTTTGTAATCAGCTCCTGGCAATGGGGCTTTGGCGGCATCAATATCGCCAACAATGCCCTGAACCTCGCTAAAGGCCTGCCGGAAGGCGCACAGCGGAACACCGCCGTGGCTGAACTGAAAGCGATGCGCTCCCTGTTCTACTTTTTTATGATGGACTCCTTCGGCAATATTCCCATCCTCGACGCATATCCGGTACCTACGCTACCGGAAACGAAACCACGCAAGGAAGTCTTTGCCTTCATCGAAAGTTCGCTGAAATCTGCCCTGCCGGACCTGCCAACGAAAGTAGACGGCTCTACCTACGGCCGCGCTACCAAATGGATGGCCTACGCGCTGCTGGAAAAAATGTACCTCAACGCGGAATACTATACCGGCACGCCCCGTTACACCGACGCAGTGGCCATGGCCGACAGTATCCTGATCAACGCGCCCTACGCACTTGAGGCTGACTACACAGCTATCTTCAAGCCGGACAACGGCCCGCAGATCAAAGAAACCATCTTCGCCATTCCTTACGATGCCAACCTGATCCCCGGTATGCACTTTACCCGCTTCGGACTGCATCCTTTCCTGAAAGAGAAATTCGACCTGCCGGCCGCTTTCGGGCCCAGTATAGCGCTCAGCACTATCGCCGACTTCTACGCTTTCTTTAACCTGCCCAACGACGTGCGTAACAACACCTGGCTGGCAGGCGGACAGTACAATAAAGACGGCACAAAAAATATCGTCCGCACCAGCACCAAAACGCTGGATGCTTCTTCACAAGGACCGGACCAGCCGATTGACTGGTGGGTGACCATCACCCCTGAAATGAAACTCAAACCCGGCGGCGAAGGCAAACTGGACGTAGGCAACGACCTCCTCGGTCAACTGAAAGGCGTCCGCTCTATCAAGTTCTATCCCGACAAAAACATCAACACGTCCACCCGCTTTCAGAACAACGATATGCCGGTGTTCCGCCTGGCGGACGTACTGCTGATGAAAGCAGAAGCGGTCCTCCGTGGCGCAGCGCCTACCGCCGTAAAAGGAGAGCTGCAAACGCCGGATGTACTGGTATCCAAAATCCGCACCCGCGCAGGCGCCGCACCTGCTGCCGGCATCAACCTCGATGAAATGCTGGTGGAACGCGCCCGCGAATTTGCCTGGGAAGGTTGGAGAAGAAATGACCTGATCCGCTTCGGTAAGTTTGAAGGCAAATGGGGCTTTAAACCGAAAGATAATGATGTGTTCCGCCGTATATTCCCGATCCCGGAAATAGAACTGGCGCTGAACCCCAAGCTGACCCGCAACCCGGGGTATTAG